In Kitasatospora sp. NA04385, a single genomic region encodes these proteins:
- a CDS encoding IclR family transcriptional regulator → MDNTSGVGVLDKAALVLSALESGPATLAGLVAATGLARPTAHRLAVALEHHRLVTRDMQGRFILGPRLGELSAAAGEDRLLAAAGPVLTHLRDVTGESAQLYRRQGEMRICVAAAERLSGLRDTVPVGSTLPMKAGSAAQVLLAWEEPERLHRGLQGARFTATALSGVRRRGWAQSIGEREPGVASVSAPVRGPSNRVVASVSVSGPIERLTRHPGRMHAQAIIEAANRLTEALRRS, encoded by the coding sequence ATGGACAACACTAGCGGCGTCGGCGTTCTCGACAAGGCCGCTCTGGTGCTCAGCGCACTGGAGTCGGGCCCCGCCACGTTGGCGGGGCTGGTCGCCGCCACCGGTCTGGCACGGCCCACGGCCCACCGACTCGCCGTCGCACTCGAACACCACCGCCTGGTCACCCGGGACATGCAGGGCCGCTTCATCCTCGGCCCCCGGCTCGGCGAGCTCTCCGCCGCCGCCGGCGAGGACCGGCTGCTGGCCGCCGCCGGGCCGGTGCTGACGCACCTGCGCGACGTGACGGGCGAGAGCGCCCAGCTCTACCGCCGGCAGGGCGAGATGCGGATCTGCGTGGCCGCCGCCGAGCGGCTGTCGGGCCTGCGCGACACCGTGCCGGTCGGCTCGACGCTGCCGATGAAGGCCGGCTCCGCCGCCCAGGTGCTGCTCGCCTGGGAGGAGCCCGAGCGCCTGCACCGCGGCCTCCAGGGCGCCCGGTTCACCGCCACCGCGCTCAGCGGCGTGCGCCGCCGCGGCTGGGCCCAGTCCATCGGCGAGCGCGAGCCGGGCGTCGCCTCGGTCTCCGCGCCCGTCCGCGGCCCCTCCAACCGGGTGGTCGCCTCGGTCTCGGTCTCCGGCCCGATCGAGCGCCTGACCCGCCACCCCGGCCGGATGCACGCCCAGGCCATCATCGAGGCCGCCAACCGCCTCACCGAGGCCCTCCGCCGCAGCTGA